The DNA region CCGCAGCCATAATCTGCTGGCGACAGACAATATCTATTTACGGATAAGCACTATGTCTTCCTGGAAGTCAGCGATAACGGCGACGGGATGACCCCGGAGATCATGGCCCGGATTTTCGATCCTTTCTTTACGACCAAGTTTACTGGACGCGGTCTTGGACTGGCGGCAGTACTGGGCATCGTGCGCGGCCACAAGGGAGCGCTCAAGGTCTATAGCGAGGCCGGGCGCGGCTCGACGTTTAAAATTCTGCTGCCCTGCTTGATAGGTGCCACGTCGTCGTCGACACTGGTGCCCGCCAAAGTACCGGATTGGCAGGGCAACGGTACCATCCTCGTGGTGGATGATGAAGAAACCGTGCGCGCCACCGTCGCCCGCATGTTACAGGTGCTGGGATTCAAGGTGTTGCTGGCCAACAACGGGGAAGACGGCCTGCAACAGTTTCGCGAGCATACCCAACTGATTGCGGCCGTGCTGTTGGATTTGACCATGCCCCGCCTGGATGGCGAAGCCACGTTCCGGGAAATGCGGCGCGTGAACCCCAACGTGCGCGCCGTGTTGATGAGCGGCTTCAATGAACAGGACGCCATCAGCCGGTTCGTCGGCAAAGGTCTGGCGGGCTTTGTGCAAAAGCCATTCAGACTCTCGGAACTCCGCGACACGCTGCGCCG from Verrucomicrobiota bacterium includes:
- a CDS encoding response regulator, with translation MDDEETVRATVARMLQVLGFKVLLANNGEDGLQQFREHTQLIAAVLLDLTMPRLDGEATFREMRRVNPNVRAVLMSGFNEQDAISRFVGKGLAGFVQKPFRLSELRDTLRRVLG